A stretch of the Clostridia bacterium genome encodes the following:
- a CDS encoding YicC/YloC family endoribonuclease: MKSMTGYGKSNVKNEYGELTVEIKSVNNRFLEINTHIPKNIILNEDSIRKSIQNYVKRGSIDIFFTFTFNPDIPKAVELDIPTVLSYINASKELKEKFDVTNDLTASALLRYPDVLKMSINDSKIWDEIAVEAVEKALVELDKMRQIEGNSIQDNMNKIVKTLNDQLSKVIQRAPLIVSEYREKIKARIKELLSDYEVDESRLLNEVAFFADKVDINEEISRMTSHLDQFYNEINNNDCSGRKLDFISQEMTREINTMCSKCNDITASKILIDMKSEVEKLKEQIRNVE, encoded by the coding sequence ATGAAAAGCATGACCGGATATGGAAAATCTAATGTAAAAAACGAGTATGGAGAATTGACGGTTGAGATAAAATCAGTTAACAACAGATTTTTAGAAATCAACACACATATACCCAAAAACATTATTCTTAACGAAGACTCGATAAGAAAAAGCATACAAAATTATGTAAAACGCGGCAGTATTGATATATTTTTTACTTTTACTTTTAATCCTGATATTCCCAAGGCAGTAGAGCTTGATATACCTACTGTTTTGTCTTATATTAATGCTTCAAAAGAACTGAAAGAAAAATTTGATGTAACTAATGATTTGACTGCATCTGCTTTACTTCGTTATCCAGATGTCTTGAAAATGAGCATTAATGATTCTAAGATTTGGGATGAAATAGCCGTTGAAGCTGTAGAAAAAGCATTGGTTGAACTTGACAAAATGCGTCAGATAGAAGGCAATAGTATTCAGGATAACATGAATAAGATTGTTAAAACTCTTAATGACCAGTTATCTAAAGTAATTCAAAGAGCGCCTTTAATAGTCAGTGAATATAGAGAAAAAATTAAGGCAAGAATTAAAGAGCTTCTCAGTGACTATGAAGTTGACGAATCAAGATTGCTTAACGAAGTGGCATTTTTTGCAGATAAGGTTGATATAAATGAAGAAATAAGCCGCATGACTTCTCATTTGGATCAATTTTATAATGAAATTAATAATAATGATTGTTCAGGCAGGAAATTGGATTTTATTTCTCAGGAAATGACCAGAGAAATTAATACAATGTGTAGCAAGTGTAATGATATAACCGCTTCAAAAATCTTAATAGATATGAAAAGCGAAGTTGAAAAGCTAAAAGAACAAATCCGTAATGTGGAGTAA
- the fmt gene encoding methionyl-tRNA formyltransferase — MKVIYLGTPEFGVLPLEKLLKSHHNVIAVVSQPDRPAGRGYKLISPPIVNTAKENNIPVYQFKSIKKEGVEILKNLKPDVMVTAAYGQILSKEILEIAPHGVINVHGSLLPKYRGAAPIQWAIINGETKTGITIMQTAEGLDNGDMILKKEVNIEPNDNAVTLTKKMSQVGADALLEALDLIEQGKATFTPQDESQSSYYPMLTKDLGKIDWSKSAQEINCLIRGLYDWPGTYSTLWGVKFKIIEAEVNSKSYPVKPGTIVNLDKYITVMCGKDCLNILKIQEQNGKAMSTVDYLRGHKRYIGERFE; from the coding sequence ATGAAAGTAATATATCTAGGCACGCCTGAATTTGGTGTGTTGCCGCTAGAAAAATTGTTAAAATCTCATCATAATGTAATAGCTGTAGTATCTCAGCCTGATAGACCTGCTGGCAGAGGATATAAACTTATTTCGCCGCCTATAGTAAATACAGCTAAAGAAAACAATATACCAGTATATCAATTTAAGAGCATAAAAAAAGAGGGTGTTGAGATTTTAAAGAATTTGAAACCAGATGTTATGGTTACTGCAGCCTATGGTCAAATTTTATCAAAAGAGATATTAGAAATAGCACCACATGGTGTAATTAATGTTCATGGTTCTTTGCTGCCCAAGTATCGTGGTGCAGCACCTATTCAATGGGCAATAATTAATGGCGAAACCAAGACAGGCATTACTATTATGCAGACTGCAGAAGGGCTTGATAACGGCGATATGATTTTGAAAAAAGAAGTTAATATTGAGCCTAATGACAACGCAGTTACTTTGACTAAAAAAATGAGTCAGGTTGGAGCTGATGCATTATTAGAAGCACTTGATTTAATTGAACAAGGAAAAGCTACGTTTACACCGCAAGATGAAAGTCAATCATCATATTATCCTATGTTGACCAAAGATTTAGGCAAAATTGATTGGTCCAAAAGTGCGCAAGAAATTAATTGCCTAATAAGAGGTCTATATGATTGGCCTGGAACATATTCGACATTATGGGGTGTAAAATTCAAAATTATTGAAGCCGAAGTTAATTCAAAATCTTATCCTGTAAAACCTGGAACAATAGTCAATCTTGATAAATACATTACCGTTATGTGCGGAAAAGATTGCTTGAATATCTTAAAAATACAGGAACAAAACGGCAAGGCTATGAGTACTGTCGATTACTTAAGGGGACATAAACGATATATAGGCGAAAGGTTTGAATGA
- the coaBC gene encoding bifunctional phosphopantothenoylcysteine decarboxylase/phosphopantothenate--cysteine ligase CoaBC: protein MQSFFQDKTIVIGITGGIAAYKICTLTSSLKKQGADVHIIMTKNATNFVTPLTLQTLSKNKVIIDMFDTNIEYDVKHISLAKKADILVIAPATANVIAKIANGIADDFLTTNTMATKAPILICPAMNTNMLINSVTQENIAKLKNRGFHILYGAEGLLACGDEGAGRMAEPSDIEEKIKDILNKKKDLINKTILITAGATREDIDGVRCITNYSSGKMGVALAKACIDRGAKVIFIHGSMSVDCDFDAQKISVISTNDMYKAVMQNYQFCDAIIMAAAPSDYKVKNIFSQKIKAQDVTLELEKNVDIAQELGKVKENRILIVFAAETENTLENAQKKLVKKNADMAVANNVSLEGAGFGTDTNIASLVFSDKIINLDKMSKTELADIIVDNVLMLFKREAKKL, encoded by the coding sequence ATGCAAAGTTTTTTTCAAGACAAAACTATCGTAATAGGAATTACGGGAGGAATAGCCGCATACAAAATCTGCACGCTTACAAGCAGTCTAAAGAAACAAGGTGCTGATGTTCATATTATCATGACTAAAAATGCGACTAATTTTGTCACGCCATTAACTTTGCAAACATTATCCAAAAACAAAGTCATAATTGATATGTTTGATACCAATATTGAATATGATGTCAAACATATTTCGTTAGCAAAAAAGGCTGACATTTTGGTAATTGCGCCAGCAACTGCCAATGTCATAGCCAAGATAGCTAACGGTATTGCTGATGACTTTTTGACAACAAACACTATGGCGACCAAAGCACCTATTTTGATTTGTCCTGCAATGAATACTAATATGCTGATCAATTCGGTTACTCAGGAAAATATTGCTAAACTAAAAAATCGTGGTTTTCATATTTTGTATGGAGCAGAAGGATTGTTAGCTTGCGGAGACGAAGGTGCTGGCAGGATGGCAGAGCCTAGTGATATTGAAGAAAAAATAAAAGATATTTTAAATAAAAAAAAAGATTTGATAAATAAAACAATCTTAATAACCGCAGGTGCAACCAGAGAAGATATTGATGGAGTGCGTTGTATAACCAATTATTCCAGCGGAAAGATGGGAGTTGCTTTGGCAAAAGCCTGCATAGACCGCGGAGCAAAAGTTATTTTTATACACGGTAGCATGAGTGTAGACTGCGATTTTGACGCACAAAAAATTTCCGTGATTTCTACTAATGATATGTATAAAGCAGTTATGCAAAATTATCAATTTTGTGATGCCATAATCATGGCAGCTGCCCCTTCTGATTATAAAGTCAAAAATATATTTTCTCAAAAAATAAAAGCTCAAGATGTTACTTTGGAGCTAGAAAAAAATGTCGATATAGCTCAAGAATTAGGCAAGGTAAAAGAAAATCGTATATTAATTGTATTTGCTGCTGAGACCGAAAACACTTTGGAAAATGCACAGAAAAAGCTTGTTAAGAAAAATGCAGATATGGCAGTTGCCAATAATGTTTCTTTGGAAGGTGCTGGATTTGGAACAGATACTAATATAGCTTCTCTTGTTTTTTCTGATAAAATTATTAATCTTGATAAAATGTCCAAAACAGAACTTGCCGATATCATCGTAGATAATGTTCTCATGCTTTTTAAAAGGGAAGCAAAAAAGCTATGA
- the rpoZ gene encoding DNA-directed RNA polymerase subunit omega produces the protein MMTEPPIDKLIGMIDSKYALCCLISKRARQLQDKKPEILEESNSKAISYAAQEFYEGKLTIAKE, from the coding sequence ATGATGACTGAACCACCTATTGACAAATTAATTGGCATGATTGACAGTAAGTATGCATTATGCTGTTTGATTTCAAAAAGAGCAAGACAGCTTCAAGATAAAAAACCCGAAATTTTGGAAGAAAGCAATTCTAAGGCTATATCTTACGCAGCTCAAGAATTTTATGAGGGTAAACTAACTATAGCTAAAGAATAA
- the gmk gene encoding guanylate kinase, which translates to MAKGLLIVISGPSGVGKGTINQRVRDLLPNLKKSVSVTTRPKRPNEIDGVHYHFISQADFDNLIKNNGLLEYAKVYQNYYGTPKKPVLDALENGVDMIFELDIQGARLIKQAYDDCVRIFIAPPSIEELHNRLNNRGTETEEVKALRLSETKKELMEAKYYDYIVINNDIEKASKAVIDIINAEKLKTIRNEDIINKLITGEKII; encoded by the coding sequence ATGGCAAAGGGTTTACTAATAGTTATATCTGGGCCCAGCGGTGTAGGAAAGGGAACAATTAATCAAAGAGTAAGAGATCTATTGCCTAACTTAAAAAAGTCAGTTTCAGTTACTACTAGACCCAAAAGACCTAATGAAATTGATGGAGTGCATTATCACTTTATAAGTCAAGCTGATTTTGATAACCTTATAAAAAATAATGGGCTTTTGGAATATGCCAAAGTTTATCAAAACTATTATGGCACTCCTAAAAAACCAGTATTAGACGCCTTGGAAAATGGAGTTGACATGATTTTTGAACTTGATATACAAGGCGCAAGACTAATTAAACAAGCTTATGATGATTGCGTGCGAATTTTTATAGCGCCGCCATCAATAGAAGAATTACATAACAGACTTAATAACAGAGGCACAGAAACCGAAGAAGTAAAGGCTTTGAGACTGTCAGAAACAAAAAAAGAGCTTATGGAAGCAAAATATTACGACTATATAGTTATTAATAATGATATTGAAAAAGCTTCTAAAGCGGTAATTGATATAATTAATGCCGAAAAATTGAAAACGATTAGAAATGAAGATATAATTAATAAGCTAATAACTGGAGAAAAAATAATATAA
- the def gene encoding peptide deformylase: MALRNIVLVGEDVLRAKAKEVTEFDENLSQLIDDMAETMYHNEGAGLAAPQVSILKRVVVIDVGNGLVELVNPKITSVGKMVVCDEGCLSIPGKRGKVMRPQKLTVEAFDRHGKKVKYKAEGYFAQAVSHELDHLDGILYIDKLVDDTLEDVKSNKK; the protein is encoded by the coding sequence ATGGCTTTGAGAAATATAGTATTAGTTGGAGAAGATGTATTACGTGCGAAAGCTAAGGAAGTTACAGAGTTTGATGAGAATCTTTCTCAGCTTATCGACGATATGGCAGAAACTATGTATCATAATGAAGGTGCGGGTCTTGCTGCACCTCAAGTTAGCATACTAAAACGCGTTGTTGTTATTGATGTAGGCAACGGACTTGTTGAATTAGTCAATCCAAAAATAACAAGCGTAGGAAAAATGGTTGTTTGTGACGAAGGATGCCTAAGTATTCCTGGAAAAAGAGGCAAGGTTATGCGTCCTCAAAAACTTACTGTCGAAGCTTTTGATAGACACGGAAAAAAAGTCAAGTATAAGGCTGAAGGCTATTTTGCGCAAGCTGTATCACATGAACTTGACCATCTTGACGGAATCTTGTACATTGATAAATTAGTAGATGATACATTAGAAGATGTAAAATCCAATAAGAAATAA
- the priA gene encoding primosomal protein N': MIADVIVDINHSNVDKVFEYLNPDNIPVGSRVYVPFGRQFIEGYIIGQKQTPDYDISKLKSISKPLDEIPVISTEMLSLMHYMTKKYNIKMVDALRLFIPAQMRGGRIKALTKNFVKIKSGLTEKDVFDLVNPRAKSQVELAEYLLSCDNEVETAYINSHFSISALKALEQKGIVEIVFKEVKRTPYKDIESKNEMVTLMPQQQKAYETIKNARNKSFLLHGVTGSGKTEIYIRCINDCIKQGKTAVLLVPEISLTPQVFSLFKSRFGTNVAILHSGLSVGERYDEWRRIIEGEASIVIGARSAIFAPLHNIGIIIIDEEHDPSYISESNPRYVTHDIAEFRRKYNQAVLVLGSATPSIETYYKTHNNELELIEMPDRINQRPLPQIKIVDMTREVRQGNNSFFSLELIEQMKKVISEGDQIILFLNRRGYASYQMCRSCGYVVKCENCDVSMVYHRDENILKCHYCSSRKPVLDVCPQCGSKYIKQGAFGTQRVAEELNKLFPNVKVLRMDNDTTRTKDAHLKIIKEFSEHKAQILLGTQMVTKGHDFSDVTLVGILDADLSLYFSDFHSCERTFQLITQVAGRAGRDEKEGLVILQTYSPRHYVYKFAQNYDYLGFYSKESNIRKVTKYPPFSTIIRILACSESEEDAIAVLKDVFDDIKIIAEQNKDDFLYLKAMKSPIKRIQKKYRVQILIRLSSAGVDRNLTDIYNIINKNNNKKDVLVYSELNPQDLS; encoded by the coding sequence ATGATAGCTGATGTTATCGTAGATATCAATCATTCCAATGTTGACAAAGTTTTTGAATATCTTAATCCTGATAATATTCCTGTTGGAAGCAGGGTTTATGTTCCTTTTGGAAGACAGTTTATTGAAGGCTATATCATAGGTCAAAAACAAACGCCCGATTACGACATTTCAAAATTAAAATCAATTTCAAAACCTTTAGATGAAATACCTGTCATAAGCACAGAAATGCTTAGTCTTATGCATTATATGACCAAAAAATATAATATTAAAATGGTTGATGCATTAAGGCTTTTTATTCCTGCCCAAATGCGTGGCGGCAGGATCAAGGCGCTGACTAAAAATTTCGTAAAGATAAAAAGCGGACTTACAGAAAAAGATGTGTTCGATTTGGTTAATCCCAGAGCAAAATCTCAAGTAGAACTTGCAGAATATCTGTTGTCCTGTGACAATGAAGTTGAGACCGCATATATAAACTCGCATTTCTCAATATCTGCACTAAAAGCGTTAGAGCAAAAAGGTATAGTTGAGATTGTTTTCAAAGAAGTCAAAAGAACGCCATACAAGGATATTGAATCAAAAAACGAAATGGTTACTCTTATGCCGCAGCAGCAAAAGGCTTATGAGACAATAAAAAATGCACGTAACAAATCCTTTTTATTGCATGGCGTAACAGGCAGCGGCAAGACTGAAATATATATAAGATGTATAAACGACTGTATAAAACAAGGAAAGACTGCAGTTCTGTTGGTTCCAGAAATATCTTTGACGCCTCAGGTCTTTTCACTTTTTAAGAGCAGATTTGGCACAAATGTAGCTATTTTACATAGCGGACTGTCTGTCGGCGAAAGATATGATGAGTGGCGGCGTATTATAGAAGGTGAAGCGTCTATTGTTATAGGCGCAAGATCAGCAATATTTGCACCGCTTCACAACATCGGGATTATAATAATTGATGAAGAACATGATCCAAGCTACATATCCGAAAGCAATCCAAGATATGTTACACATGACATAGCCGAATTTAGAAGAAAATATAATCAAGCAGTTTTGGTTTTGGGCAGTGCAACTCCGTCTATCGAAACATATTACAAAACACATAATAATGAACTTGAACTTATTGAAATGCCCGATCGTATTAATCAAAGACCTTTGCCTCAGATAAAAATTGTAGATATGACGCGAGAAGTGAGACAAGGTAACAATAGCTTTTTTTCGCTTGAATTAATAGAACAGATGAAAAAGGTTATTTCAGAAGGCGATCAGATAATATTGTTTTTGAACAGACGCGGTTATGCATCTTATCAGATGTGCCGTTCATGCGGTTATGTCGTAAAATGCGAAAATTGTGATGTATCAATGGTATATCATCGAGATGAAAACATATTAAAATGTCATTATTGTTCTTCTCGTAAACCTGTATTGGATGTATGTCCTCAATGCGGCAGCAAATATATCAAGCAAGGTGCGTTTGGCACGCAGCGCGTAGCTGAAGAGTTGAATAAATTATTTCCTAATGTTAAAGTTTTGAGAATGGATAATGATACGACCCGTACCAAAGACGCACACCTAAAAATTATTAAAGAATTTTCGGAGCACAAAGCCCAGATATTATTGGGTACGCAAATGGTAACAAAAGGGCATGACTTTTCTGATGTTACGCTTGTAGGAATTTTGGATGCAGATTTGAGCCTGTATTTTTCGGATTTTCACAGCTGTGAACGCACATTTCAATTAATCACACAAGTAGCAGGCAGAGCAGGTAGAGACGAAAAAGAAGGTTTGGTAATTTTGCAGACTTATTCGCCCAGACATTATGTTTATAAGTTTGCACAGAATTATGATTATTTGGGTTTTTATTCAAAAGAATCAAATATAAGAAAAGTTACCAAATATCCGCCATTTTCTACAATAATCAGAATACTTGCATGTTCAGAATCAGAAGAAGATGCAATAGCAGTTTTAAAAGATGTTTTTGACGATATAAAAATTATTGCAGAGCAAAACAAAGATGATTTTTTATATCTTAAAGCAATGAAATCTCCCATAAAACGTATTCAAAAAAAATACCGCGTTCAGATCCTGATTAGGCTTAGCAGTGCTGGTGTTGACAGAAATTTGACCGACATTTATAATATAATAAATAAAAATAATAACAAAAAGGATGTTTTGGTCTATTCGGAGCTTAATCCGCAAGACCTTAGTTGA